In Fusarium oxysporum Fo47 chromosome VII, complete sequence, the following proteins share a genomic window:
- a CDS encoding short-chain dehydrogenase produces the protein MSQNLTYLITGANRGIGKGFVSALLQNPSTTVIAAVRDPSKESSKALSSLPKANESNLIIVKIDSSVHSDPSKAVSQLQKDYNISSIDVVIANAGINHSLKPVIQNTPEAVIDHFVVNTVGPLALFQATAELLKACKGKGGNPIFVPISTALGTISGMELLQDFPAAVSPYGGSKAALNWFIRRIHFEEPWLTSFVFHPGLVLTDMIDYVKGELEDPASAADALGTISVKESVSGMLKVLSGASRNISGTFQQFDGSTFVW, from the coding sequence ATGTCTCAAAATCTCACCTACCTGATCACTGGAGCCAATAGAGGCATCGGAAAAGGATTTGTTTCAGCACTGCTGCAGAATCCTTCGACGACGGTTATTGCCGCTGTGCGAGACCCTTCAAAGGAATCTTCAAAAGCGCTTTCTAGCCTCCCAAAAGCAAACGAATCGAATTTGATCATAGTCAAAATTGATTCCTCAGTTCATTCTGACCCCTCCAAGGCAGTTTCCCAGCTTCAAAAAGACTACAATATCTCGTCTATTGACGTGGTTATCGCAAACGCTGGCATCAACCATTCGCTTAAACCAGTGATTCAGAATACGCCTGAAGCAGTCATTGATCACTTCGTCGTCAATACTGTTGGCCCTCTGGCTTTGTTTCAGGCCACTGCTGAGCTGCTGAAGGCCTGTAAAGGAAAGGGCGGCAATCCGATCTTTGTTCCCATTTCTACAGCGCTTGGGACCATTTCGGGTATGGAATTGCTGCAGGATTTCCCAGCGGCAGTGAGCCCATACGGAGGCAGCAAAGCAGCATTGAATTGGTTCATTCGACGAATTCATTTTGAAGAACCGTGGCTGACATCTTTCGTGTTTCACCCTGGACTGGTCCTGACGGACATGATTGATTACGTGAAGGGGGAATTAGAGGACCCGGCATCGGCCGCGGATGCATTGGGCACCATCTCCGTTAAGGAGAGTGTGTCTGGAATGCTCAAGGTACTCAGTGGTGCTTCGAGAAACATCAGCGGTACCTTTCAGCAGTTCGACGGCTCGACTTTTGTATGGTGA
- a CDS encoding chaperonin 10-like protein: MKAYRFMNPSKGLEFTQVPVPVPEQDQILIEIKACGLCHTDCNVISGLDQTLFWERPITLGHEIAGVVVSTGSQVTKFKAGDRVVGVLTSKHPIAVGDVMTSAGFGCDGGFAQFTMFRESKTLAIPHGVTFAQAAVATDAGGTAYHAVVTVAEVSASSKVAIVGLGGLGLSAVQIAARFGARVYGIDIERSKFVPALQSGAFICGRSFDDFPGVNFDIVLDFAGIGTTTAAGTKAVRPGGKVVLVGLSKKEATIDTHLFVMRGVRLIGSVGCSIDEVAKTLQMIEDKEFTPIVEEIPFGKIIQGLQRLSRGEVIGRLYTDPSKDEATGA, translated from the coding sequence ATGAAGGCATATCGTTTCATGAACCCATCCAAGGGCTTGGAGTTCACCCAAGTCCCAGTTCCCGTCCCTGAGCAGGACCAAATCCTCATAGAGATCAAGGCGTGCGGTCTCTGCCATACCGACTGCAACGTCATTTCTGGCCTGGACCAGACCCTCTTCTGGGAGCGACCCATCACCTTGGGTCACGAAATTGCGGGTGTCGTGGTCTCTACCGGATCCCAGGTCACCAAGTTCAAAGCCGGGGACCGCGTCGTGGGAGTCCTCACAAGCAAACATCCCATCGCTGTTGGTGACGTGATGACCAGCGCAGGTTTTGGCTGCGACGGCGGATTTGCGCAGTTCACGATGTTCCGTGAATCGAAGACGCTTGCCATCCCCCATGGCGTCACGTTTGCACAGGCAGCCGTGGCCACGGACGCAGGGGGCACGGCTTACCACGCCGTGGTTACCGTGGCCGAGGTATCCGCGTCGTCCAAGGTCGCCATCGTTGGCCTCGGAGGCTTAGGCCTGTCCGCCGTCCAGATCGCAGCCCGATTCGGCGCCAGGGTGTATGGGATTGACATTGAGCGCAGCAAATTTGTTCCAGCTCTGCAGTCCGGAGCGTTCATCTGCGGGAGAAGTTTTGACGATTTCCCGGGAGTAAACTTTGACATTGTGCTGGATTTTGCAGGCATTGGAACCACGACCGCTGCTGGCACAAAGGCTGTCAGGCCTGGGGGTAAGGTTGTTCTCGTTGGTCTATCCAAAAAAGAGGCTACAATCGACACCCACCTTTTTGTCATGCGTGGCGTTCGGCTCATCGGTTCAGTTGGTTGCTCCATCGACGAGGTCGCAAAAACACTTCAAATGATCGAAGACAAGGAGTTTACTCCGATCGTAGAGGAGATTCCCTTTGGCAAAATAATCCAAGGTCTACAGCGCCTGTCCCGAGGCGAGGTCATAGGGCGTCTGTATACTGATCCGTCTAAGGATGAGGCCACAGGAGCATAG
- a CDS encoding Alpha/Beta hydrolase protein, translated as MSILQTAKTQYTSVEGTKVAYRRFGKPSTIPLFYVNHLRGSMDMLDPLLFNTIAENREVIVYDSFGIGHSDGQVPHTVARMAEIAARFLDAIKVKKADVIGFSLGGGVAQTLAWDHSHLVRKLILAGTQSAVGEGVVLPPQEVLEKAGGNNDEPLTKEDMMSLFFYPSESSLALGQQWWERIHERRATGEERRGYLVGQGARSQLSAIFSFTVDETNFERLKDIKAPTLVTNGHTDVMSPTANSFVLQQKLANAQLILYPDSAHGHLFQMPKLYAQHLEQFLGDPLEA; from the coding sequence ATGTCCATCCTTCAAACCGCCAAGACCCAATACACGTCCGTTGAGGGCACCAAGGTCGCCTATCGCCGCTTTGGGAAGCCGAGCACTATTCCATTGTTCTATGTGAACCACCTCCGCGGGTCCATGGATATGCTCGATcccctcctcttcaacaccattgcCGAAAATCGAGAAGTCATCGTGTATGACAGCTTTGGCATCGGACACAGCGACGGCCAAGTCCCTCACACTGTTGCCCGTATGGCCGAGATTGCCGCCAGGTTCCTAGACgccatcaaggtcaagaaggccgaCGTAATTGGCTTCTCACTGGGAGGCGGTGTGGCTCAAACTCTCGCCTGGGACCATTCTCACCTGGTTCGCAAGCTGATCCTCGCCGGTACCCAGTCCGCGGTCGGCGAGGGAGTGGTCTTGCCACCACAAGAAGTCTTGGAGAAGGCGGGCGGGAACAATGACGAACCTCTTACTAAGGAGGACATgatgtccttgttcttctatCCCTCCGAGTCGAGCCTGGCGCTTGGGCAGCAATGGTGGGAGCGGATTCACGAACGAAGGGCGACGGGCGAAGAGCGAAGGGGCTATCTCGTGGGACAGGGAGCACGGTCACAGCTATCGGCCATCTTTTCATTCACGGTTGACGAGACCAACTTCGAGCGtctcaaggatatcaaggccCCAACTCTGGTTACCAACGGTCACACCGACGTTATGTCCCCGACGGCCAACAGCTTTGTGCTCCAGCAAAAGCTTGCCAACGCTCAGTTGATCTTATATCCTGATTCAGCCCATGGCCATCTATTCCAGATGCCGAAGCTGTATGCCCAGCACCTTGAGCAATTTCTTGGAGATCCCCTGGAGGCCTGA